A window from Pseudomonas frederiksbergensis encodes these proteins:
- a CDS encoding putative bifunctional diguanylate cyclase/phosphodiesterase — translation MKSPFVRTNRRILVIDDTPSIHEDFRKILGPEADDEKTLAGTEEALFGTVQLDRLTFQLDSAYQGQEALELVTRARAEGRPYAMAFTDMRMPPGWDGLETIEQLWKADPHLQIALCTAFSDYTWEDMAERLEFGDQLLVLKKPFDSLEIRQMASALTWKWQMAQDAAMKVLSLEQTIEARVHELLKVSHLLQYDVLTELPNSTLLGDRLNQSLALSRRHDKQLAVMFLGLDRFKRINNALGHPVGDEMLKQVGRNLVATVRESDSVFRYGSDEFVVILADVRHPQQTKGIAEKLLNAIRVPQHIAGHDLSVTASLGISIYPDDGFDAIALIKKAETAMRNVKETGPNDFSFFIDEMNQRARDQQSIESGIRLALERNEFVLHYQPKLDLGSGQVVGAEALIRWQKPGHGLVYPSEFISVAEDSGLIVPLSKWVLAEACRQSCAWQAAGLPKICMSVNMSAIDFRQRDFIDGIEQTLKQTGLDPALLELEITEGVLMQNVESTVNALTRLKEMGVRLAIDDFGTGYSSLSYLRRFPIDVLKIDQSFIRGLSNDSSDAALVSAIISLGRSLKLTIIAEGVETLEQLDFLKAHRCEEGQGFYFSKAVEPDAFVRYLGSVKPSSPAAT, via the coding sequence ATGAAATCGCCTTTCGTGCGGACCAACCGGCGCATCCTGGTCATCGACGACACGCCCTCGATTCATGAAGACTTTCGCAAGATTCTTGGGCCTGAGGCCGATGACGAAAAGACCCTGGCCGGCACTGAAGAAGCCCTCTTCGGCACCGTGCAGCTGGATCGGCTGACGTTCCAGCTCGACTCGGCCTATCAAGGCCAGGAAGCCCTCGAACTGGTCACGCGCGCACGGGCCGAAGGTCGCCCCTATGCCATGGCGTTCACCGACATGCGCATGCCACCGGGCTGGGACGGCCTGGAAACCATCGAACAACTGTGGAAGGCCGACCCTCACCTGCAAATCGCGTTGTGCACCGCTTTTTCCGATTACACCTGGGAAGACATGGCCGAACGACTGGAATTCGGCGACCAGTTGCTGGTGCTGAAAAAACCCTTCGACAGCCTGGAAATCCGTCAGATGGCCAGTGCCCTGACCTGGAAATGGCAGATGGCACAGGACGCGGCGATGAAGGTTCTGAGCCTGGAGCAAACCATCGAGGCGCGGGTCCACGAACTGCTCAAGGTGTCGCACCTGTTGCAGTACGACGTACTGACCGAGCTGCCCAACAGCACGTTGCTCGGTGACCGGTTGAACCAGTCCCTGGCCCTGTCCCGGCGCCATGACAAACAACTGGCCGTGATGTTTCTGGGCCTCGATCGCTTCAAGCGCATCAACAATGCCCTGGGTCATCCGGTCGGTGACGAAATGCTTAAACAGGTCGGGCGCAATCTGGTGGCGACGGTGCGCGAGTCCGACTCGGTGTTCCGCTACGGTTCCGATGAATTCGTGGTGATCCTCGCCGACGTCCGCCATCCCCAGCAGACCAAAGGCATCGCCGAAAAACTCTTGAACGCCATCCGCGTGCCGCAGCACATTGCCGGCCACGACCTGAGCGTTACCGCCAGCCTGGGCATCAGCATTTACCCGGACGACGGCTTCGATGCCATCGCGCTGATCAAGAAAGCCGAAACCGCGATGCGCAACGTCAAGGAAACCGGTCCCAACGATTTCAGTTTTTTCATTGACGAGATGAACCAGCGCGCCCGGGATCAGCAAAGCATCGAGAGCGGCATTCGCCTGGCGCTGGAGCGCAACGAATTTGTCCTGCATTACCAGCCCAAACTGGACCTGGGCAGTGGCCAGGTGGTCGGGGCCGAGGCGCTGATTCGCTGGCAAAAACCGGGGCACGGCCTGGTCTACCCCTCGGAGTTCATCAGTGTGGCCGAAGACAGCGGCTTGATCGTGCCGTTGAGCAAATGGGTGCTGGCCGAGGCGTGTCGCCAAAGCTGCGCCTGGCAGGCCGCGGGGCTGCCGAAGATCTGCATGTCGGTGAACATGTCGGCCATCGACTTCCGTCAGCGGGACTTTATCGACGGCATCGAACAGACACTCAAACAAACAGGCCTGGACCCGGCCTTGCTTGAGCTGGAAATCACCGAAGGCGTGTTGATGCAGAACGTCGAATCCACGGTGAACGCCCTGACCCGGCTCAAGGAGATGGGTGTGCGGCTGGCCATCGATGACTTCGGTACCGGTTATTCCAGCCTGAGCTACTTGCGGCGTTTTCCCATCGATGTGCTGAAAATCGACCAGTCGTTCATTCGCGGTTTAAGCAACGACAGCAGCGACGCCGCGCTGGTCAGCGCCATCATCAGCCTGGGCCGGAGCCTCAAGCTGACCATCATTGCCGAAGGGGTGGAAACCCTCGAACAACTGGATTTCCTCAAGGCCCATCGATGCGAAGAAGGCCAGGGTTTCTATTTCAGCAAAGCCGTCGAACCCGATGCCTTCGTCCGGTATCTGGGGTCGGTGAAGCCCTCTTCGCCCGCAGCCACGTGA
- a CDS encoding EAL domain-containing protein — protein sequence MSINTLLARTNRRILIVDDTASIHADYTKILSPPSIDDDSLISAENALFGTPAAQSLQSFVLDSAFQGLEALDKVETALANDMPYAMAFIDMRMPPGWDGLQTIERLWQVDPKLQVALCTAYSDYSWEDIDDRLELGDRLLILKKPFDAIEIRQMASALTAKWQMTEDAELKMSLLEQAVEERTRELSDANIIVQNSPTILYRLRGEPSFPLMYISHNITKYGHVAAQLVASANWAQELIHTDDQSKVDTAMARVLDRHAAGASIEFRMRTGEGAWRWVENRYIPVRDDEGRLLEVEGIIIDITERKLAEEKIALLARTDGLTGLANRATLIERLHQAFASARRGAAPFAMFYLDLDHFKRINDTLGHPVGDLLLQEVARRIKDCVRENDVVARLGGDEFAILQLDVSDPTQSAALAAKIRDTLVLPYSLDGNDVRVSVSIGISSYTPVSTSADGLLTQADMALYRSKEKGRNQYHFHSEEINQEVVERMTIASDLRTAIEHDELELHYWPEVDLSSGKILGMEAQVSWNHPERGLLEAPAFLPAAEKTGTIVALGHWVLDHACQQMRQWRDEGMAPPVIAIKLSLAQLKSGPELIYDVLRTTARWELCPWDLRFDVTEATLAQTKWTHNDVLPRLRELGVKIAIDDFGTEYSSFDYLKTYQVNHLKLAQAFIDTAARDPASANTLRAIINFARDVGIGIIAEGVETQEQRSSLMATGSPMNAQGYFFSKAVSSQQAAELLKAGSIVPPSHDIGPILDNMPRLTEDKG from the coding sequence ATGTCGATAAATACGCTGCTGGCGCGGACCAATCGACGAATTCTTATCGTCGACGACACAGCCTCGATTCATGCGGACTACACCAAGATCCTCAGCCCGCCATCGATCGATGACGACAGCCTGATCAGCGCTGAAAATGCCCTGTTCGGCACTCCTGCGGCGCAATCGCTGCAGAGCTTCGTGCTCGACTCGGCGTTTCAGGGCCTCGAAGCCCTGGACAAGGTCGAGACGGCACTGGCCAACGACATGCCTTACGCGATGGCCTTCATCGACATGCGCATGCCGCCGGGCTGGGACGGGCTGCAAACCATCGAACGGTTGTGGCAGGTCGATCCCAAGCTGCAAGTGGCGCTTTGCACCGCTTATTCCGACTATTCCTGGGAAGACATCGACGACCGCCTGGAACTGGGCGATCGCCTGCTGATTCTGAAAAAACCCTTCGATGCCATCGAAATTCGCCAAATGGCCAGCGCATTGACGGCCAAGTGGCAAATGACCGAAGACGCAGAGCTGAAGATGTCGCTGCTCGAACAGGCGGTCGAAGAGCGCACCCGAGAGCTGTCCGACGCCAACATCATCGTGCAGAACAGCCCGACCATTCTGTATCGGTTGCGCGGCGAGCCGTCGTTTCCGTTGATGTATATCTCGCACAACATCACCAAATACGGTCATGTCGCGGCGCAACTGGTCGCTTCGGCCAACTGGGCCCAGGAACTCATCCATACCGATGATCAAAGCAAGGTCGACACTGCCATGGCCCGGGTTCTGGACCGGCATGCGGCAGGCGCTTCCATCGAGTTCCGGATGCGCACTGGCGAAGGAGCCTGGCGCTGGGTCGAAAACCGCTACATCCCGGTGCGCGACGATGAAGGCCGGTTGCTGGAAGTCGAAGGCATCATCATCGACATCACCGAACGTAAACTGGCCGAAGAGAAAATCGCCCTGTTGGCCCGTACCGACGGGCTGACCGGGCTGGCCAACCGTGCGACGCTGATCGAGCGCTTGCACCAGGCATTCGCCTCGGCGCGTCGGGGGGCGGCACCGTTCGCCATGTTTTACCTGGACCTGGATCACTTCAAACGCATCAACGATACCCTCGGCCACCCGGTGGGCGATCTGTTGTTGCAAGAGGTTGCGCGCCGGATCAAGGACTGTGTGCGCGAAAACGATGTGGTTGCTCGCCTCGGCGGTGACGAGTTCGCGATCTTGCAGCTGGACGTCAGCGACCCGACCCAATCAGCGGCCCTGGCCGCCAAGATCCGCGACACGCTGGTACTGCCCTATTCCCTGGACGGCAATGATGTGCGGGTTTCGGTCAGTATCGGCATCAGCAGTTACACCCCGGTAAGCACCAGCGCCGACGGTCTGCTGACCCAGGCCGACATGGCGCTGTATCGCTCCAAGGAAAAGGGTCGCAACCAGTACCACTTCCACTCCGAGGAGATCAATCAGGAAGTGGTCGAACGCATGACCATCGCCAGCGACCTGAGAACGGCCATCGAACACGACGAACTCGAACTGCATTACTGGCCGGAAGTGGACCTGAGCAGCGGCAAGATCCTCGGCATGGAAGCGCAGGTCAGCTGGAACCACCCGGAGCGCGGTTTGCTGGAAGCCCCGGCGTTCCTGCCCGCGGCGGAAAAGACCGGCACCATCGTCGCGCTCGGTCACTGGGTCCTGGATCATGCCTGCCAGCAAATGCGTCAATGGCGCGATGAGGGCATGGCGCCGCCGGTGATTGCGATCAAGCTGTCCCTGGCCCAACTCAAGAGTGGACCCGAACTGATCTATGACGTGTTGCGCACCACTGCACGCTGGGAACTCTGCCCCTGGGACCTGCGCTTCGATGTCACGGAAGCGACGCTGGCCCAGACCAAATGGACGCACAACGATGTGCTGCCGCGCCTGCGTGAACTGGGGGTGAAGATCGCCATCGACGACTTCGGCACCGAGTACTCCTCGTTCGACTACCTCAAGACCTATCAGGTCAATCACCTGAAACTCGCCCAGGCCTTCATCGACACCGCGGCCCGCGATCCGGCCAGTGCGAACACTTTGCGCGCCATCATCAACTTCGCCCGTGATGTCGGGATCGGCATCATTGCCGAGGGCGTCGAAACCCAGGAGCAGCGCAGCTCGCTGATGGCCACCGGTTCACCGATGAACGCCCAGGGTTACTTCTTCAGCAAAGCGGTCAGCAGCCAGCAGGCCGCCGAGCTGCTGAAGGCCGGCAGCATCGTGCCCCCCAGCCATGACATCGGGCCGATTCTGGACAACATGCCACGCCTCACGGAGGACAAAGGATGA
- a CDS encoding HD domain-containing phosphohydrolase encodes MEEQLPTTLNDKPKVLLVDDEESILNSLRRLLRGQPYELLLATSGAQALEIMEQHSIELVMTDARMPNMDGATLLARIHQLYPATTRILLTGYADMPTIIKAINEGKIHRYISKPWNDEEMLLTLRQALAHQHSERERQRLEQLTRVQNDQLKSLNTTLEKHVAARTAELQQTADMLDLAYEELKHSYVTGTEVFSLLANLRLPPAKQTNRQIIELVRVYCKLHGLDEGTGRDLTMAAALYNIGKLSWTDSMMTAPADLLHHSDRERYRGYPKQSESLLMTLDPMKDAARLILHHQERWDGSGFPDRLKGEAIPFGSRLLKLAVDFIELQRGLILERQMNSDEALVYIRSYAGRLYDPELVEDFIQVCAAYLSDVSLADPSVKVLTTREVAAGMILARNLNADNGMLLLNAGKVLNGPLVEKLIAFEAMEGAKYSIFVKVPEEVNGAILEVG; translated from the coding sequence ATGGAAGAGCAACTCCCCACGACACTGAACGATAAACCCAAGGTGCTGCTGGTCGATGACGAGGAGTCAATTCTCAACAGCCTGCGTCGCCTGTTACGCGGCCAGCCCTACGAGTTGCTGCTGGCCACCAGCGGTGCCCAGGCGCTGGAGATCATGGAGCAACATTCCATTGAGCTGGTGATGACGGACGCCCGCATGCCCAATATGGATGGCGCCACGCTGTTGGCCCGCATCCATCAGCTATACCCGGCGACTACCCGGATTCTGCTCACCGGCTACGCGGACATGCCGACGATCATCAAGGCGATCAACGAAGGGAAGATTCACCGCTACATCAGCAAACCCTGGAACGACGAGGAAATGCTCCTGACCTTGCGCCAGGCCCTGGCTCATCAACATTCCGAGCGCGAACGCCAGCGCCTGGAGCAGTTGACCCGGGTGCAGAACGACCAGTTGAAGTCGCTCAATACCACCCTGGAAAAACACGTCGCCGCCCGCACTGCCGAACTCCAGCAGACCGCCGACATGCTCGACCTGGCCTACGAAGAACTCAAGCACAGCTATGTCACCGGCACCGAGGTGTTCTCGCTGCTGGCCAACCTGCGCCTGCCGCCGGCCAAACAGACCAACCGCCAGATCATCGAGCTGGTGCGGGTGTATTGCAAACTTCATGGCCTGGACGAGGGTACCGGTCGCGACCTGACCATGGCCGCGGCGCTCTACAACATTGGCAAGCTGAGCTGGACCGACAGCATGATGACCGCGCCCGCGGACCTGCTGCATCACAGCGATCGGGAACGCTATCGCGGTTATCCCAAGCAGAGTGAATCGCTGTTGATGACGCTCGACCCGATGAAGGACGCCGCCCGCCTGATTCTTCATCATCAGGAGCGCTGGGACGGCAGCGGATTCCCCGACCGGCTCAAGGGCGAGGCGATTCCGTTCGGTTCGCGGCTGTTGAAACTGGCGGTGGATTTCATCGAGTTGCAGCGCGGGCTGATTCTCGAGCGGCAGATGAACAGCGATGAAGCGCTGGTCTACATCCGCAGCTATGCCGGGCGACTCTACGATCCCGAGCTGGTGGAGGATTTCATCCAGGTCTGTGCCGCGTACCTGAGCGATGTCTCGTTGGCCGATCCGTCGGTCAAGGTACTGACCACACGGGAAGTGGCGGCGGGCATGATCCTGGCGCGCAACCTCAATGCCGACAACGGCATGCTGCTGCTCAATGCCGGCAAGGTGTTGAATGGGCCATTGGTGGAGAAGTTGATCGCCTTCGAAGCGATGGAAGGCGCGAAATACAGCATTTTTGTGAAGGTGCCGGAAGAAGTGAACGGCGCGATTCTCGAGGTGGGTTAG
- a CDS encoding NUDIX hydrolase: MTLSATASPHLIRIAAALLIGPHGRTLLVRKRGTEAFMQPGGKIEAHEQPVHALARELEEELGLVIDPAHATYLGQFSAPAANEPGFTVQAELFQLTIDSDVSPAAEIEEVRWIDPATDGNLTLAPLTRDLILPFYRASLTAIA, translated from the coding sequence ATGACCCTTTCAGCCACTGCTTCGCCCCATCTCATCCGCATCGCCGCTGCCCTGTTGATCGGCCCGCACGGTCGAACGCTGTTGGTCCGCAAGCGCGGCACCGAAGCGTTCATGCAGCCGGGGGGCAAGATCGAAGCCCATGAACAACCGGTGCACGCGCTGGCCCGTGAACTGGAAGAAGAATTGGGCTTGGTCATCGATCCGGCACACGCCACTTATCTCGGGCAATTCTCGGCACCGGCCGCCAATGAGCCGGGTTTTACCGTCCAGGCCGAACTCTTTCAGCTGACCATCGACTCGGACGTATCGCCTGCGGCGGAGATCGAAGAGGTGCGCTGGATCGACCCGGCCACTGACGGCAATCTCACGCTGGCGCCATTGACACGGGACCTGATCCTGCCGTTTTATCGAGCCTCGTTAACCGCGATCGCTTGA
- a CDS encoding LysE family translocator, translating into MIPLQDLLIFAAAALLMVLTPGPNMIYLISRSICQGRKAGVTSLLGVVAGFFVHLFAAAAGLTAVFLAVPMAYEMLKWAGALYLMWLAWQAVKPGARSPFEAQQLPPDSSRKLITMGFLTSALNPKIAVFYLSVFPQFITPEHGSVFTQSIMLGLTQISVSFSVNLLIALFAAGIASWFVNNPSWLAVQRYFMGFVLSALAVRLMLEQRRMA; encoded by the coding sequence ATGATCCCGCTTCAAGACTTGCTGATTTTCGCCGCTGCCGCCTTGCTGATGGTGCTGACGCCGGGGCCGAACATGATCTACCTGATCTCCCGTTCGATTTGCCAGGGGCGCAAGGCCGGTGTGACGTCGTTGCTGGGTGTGGTCGCGGGGTTTTTCGTGCACCTGTTCGCGGCGGCTGCCGGTTTGACCGCGGTGTTTCTGGCGGTGCCGATGGCCTACGAAATGCTGAAGTGGGCTGGCGCGTTGTACCTGATGTGGTTGGCGTGGCAAGCCGTCAAACCGGGTGCGCGTTCACCGTTCGAAGCGCAGCAGTTGCCGCCGGACTCGTCGCGCAAACTGATCACCATGGGTTTTCTGACCAGCGCCCTGAACCCGAAGATCGCCGTGTTTTATTTGTCGGTGTTTCCGCAGTTCATTACGCCTGAGCATGGCTCGGTGTTCACTCAAAGCATCATGCTGGGTCTGACGCAGATCAGCGTCAGTTTCAGCGTCAATCTGCTGATCGCTCTGTTCGCTGCGGGCATCGCCTCCTGGTTCGTCAACAACCCGTCCTGGCTGGCGGTGCAGCGCTATTTCATGGGGTTCGTGCTGTCGGCGCTGGCGGTGCGACTGATGCTGGAACAACGACGGATGGCTTGA
- a CDS encoding GNAT family N-acetyltransferase: MWIERLDASHALDYRALMLEAYDLHPQAFTSSVRERAVMPLSWWESRLTSKLDVVFGAFEGGELAGIVGLAFEPREKARHKSTLFGMYVSGKVRQRGVGYQLVQAALAEAQEHKALRLIQLTVTAGNDAAFKLYQRCGFIQFGLEPLAVRVGEDYFDKIHMWREL; the protein is encoded by the coding sequence ATGTGGATTGAACGGCTTGATGCCAGTCATGCCCTGGACTATCGGGCGCTGATGCTCGAAGCCTATGACCTGCATCCCCAGGCGTTTACCTCCAGCGTGCGCGAACGTGCTGTGATGCCATTGAGTTGGTGGGAATCACGCCTTACCAGCAAGCTGGACGTGGTGTTCGGCGCGTTCGAAGGCGGTGAGCTGGCGGGCATCGTCGGCCTGGCCTTCGAACCCCGGGAAAAGGCCCGGCACAAGTCGACATTGTTCGGCATGTACGTGTCGGGCAAGGTCCGGCAGCGCGGGGTCGGATATCAGCTGGTGCAGGCTGCCCTGGCTGAAGCGCAGGAGCATAAAGCTCTGAGGCTGATCCAGCTGACCGTCACCGCAGGTAATGACGCCGCGTTCAAGTTGTACCAGCGTTGCGGTTTCATCCAGTTTGGCCTCGAACCGCTGGCGGTACGGGTGGGCGAAGACTACTTCGACAAGATCCACATGTGGCGGGAACTCTGA
- the metR gene encoding transcriptional regulator MetR produces the protein MLEIRHLKTLHALREADSLVDAADRLHLTQSALSHQFKELEERLGMPLFVRKTKPVRFTSAGLRLLQLADATLPLLRGAERDIARLAGGTAGRLHMAIECHSCFQWLMPTIDQFRDAWPEVELDLASGFSFAPLPALARGDLDLVVTSDPLELAGITYVPLFTYEAMLAVANQHRLANKAYIVPEDLLTETLITYPVERDRLDIFTRFLEPADIEPAQVRTSELTVMMMQLVASGRGVCGMPHWALHEYSSRGYVKAKRLGEKGLFATLYAGIRADMLDAPYMRDFLLTAKDTSFSTLDGVSAVK, from the coding sequence GTGCTTGAAATCCGTCACCTGAAGACCCTGCACGCCTTGCGCGAAGCCGACAGCCTGGTGGATGCGGCCGACCGCTTGCACCTGACGCAGTCCGCCCTGTCCCATCAGTTCAAGGAACTTGAGGAACGGCTGGGGATGCCGTTGTTCGTGCGCAAGACCAAACCGGTGCGCTTCACCAGCGCCGGTTTGCGCCTGCTGCAACTGGCCGACGCCACCCTGCCGTTGCTGCGCGGCGCCGAGCGCGATATCGCGCGGCTGGCCGGTGGCACTGCCGGGCGTTTGCACATGGCGATCGAGTGCCACAGTTGCTTTCAGTGGCTGATGCCGACCATCGACCAGTTCCGCGATGCCTGGCCGGAAGTCGAACTGGACCTTGCCTCAGGATTTTCCTTTGCCCCGCTGCCTGCGCTGGCCCGTGGCGATCTGGATCTGGTGGTGACCTCCGACCCGCTGGAACTGGCCGGGATCACTTACGTGCCGTTGTTCACCTATGAAGCGATGCTCGCGGTCGCCAATCAGCACCGCTTGGCGAACAAGGCCTACATCGTCCCGGAAGATTTGCTCACCGAAACGCTGATTACCTACCCGGTGGAGCGTGATCGGCTGGACATCTTCACCCGTTTCCTCGAACCGGCCGACATCGAACCGGCGCAGGTCCGCACGTCGGAACTGACGGTGATGATGATGCAATTGGTCGCCAGCGGCCGCGGCGTGTGCGGCATGCCCCATTGGGCGCTGCATGAATACAGCTCACGGGGTTATGTGAAGGCCAAGCGGCTGGGCGAGAAAGGTTTGTTTGCGACGCTGTACGCCGGAATTCGCGCCGACATGCTGGATGCGCCGTACATGCGCGACTTCCTGCTGACGGCCAAGGACACGTCGTTCTCGACACTGGACGGCGTCAGCGCCGTTAAATAG
- the metE gene encoding 5-methyltetrahydropteroyltriglutamate--homocysteine S-methyltransferase: MALAHTLGFPRIGADRELKKALESYWKGDLDQDALKSVGRQLRATHWQLQKDAGIDLLPVGDFAWYDQVLTHSLTFGVIPERFDSAKDSRGLPTLDTLFAMARGATTACCGGEHSKAQYAQELTKWFDTNYHYLVPEFSADQQFKLSWEQLFDEVDEAKALGHSVKPVIIGPLTYLWLGKAKGNDFDKLDLLERLLPIYGEILGRLAAQGVEWVQIDEPILTLDLPQAWKNAFERAYHILQYSPLKKLVATYFSGLEDNLGLAVSLPVQGLHIDAVRAPDQLGQVLDRLPTYKILSVGLVNGRNVWRCELEQVLAQLQPAQERFGDNLWVSSSCSLLHSPVDLDREDKLDPELKSWLAFAVQKCGEIAVLRDALNDPQSPKVQAALAESRAIQASRAESPRIHKAEVQARINAISDKDSQRHSPFAKRIEQQRARLKLPAFPTTTIGSFPQTGSIRLARQAFKQGKLSANDYTDAMHSEIRHAVQVQERLGLDVLVHGEAERNDMVEYFAEQLDGYLFTRFGWVQSYGSRCVKPAIIYGDLSRPNAMTVDWITYAQSLTEKVMKGMLTGPVTMLMWSFPREDVSRKIQAQQLALALRDEVVDLETAGIKIVQIDEAAFREGLPLRRAQWQEYLDWAVEAFRLSASGVRDETQIHTHMCYSEFNDVIQSIAAMDADVITIETSRSDMELLEAFEAFDYPNDIGPGVYDIHSPRVPDTAEMVKLMSKAVKRIPAERLWVNPDCGLKTRAWPETEAALVNMVAAARQLRSQLA, translated from the coding sequence ATGGCCTTGGCACACACACTGGGTTTCCCGCGCATCGGCGCTGACCGCGAACTGAAAAAAGCCCTCGAATCCTACTGGAAGGGCGATCTGGATCAGGACGCGCTGAAAAGCGTCGGCCGCCAATTGCGCGCCACCCATTGGCAATTGCAGAAAGACGCCGGCATCGACCTGCTGCCCGTGGGCGACTTCGCCTGGTACGACCAGGTCCTCACCCATTCCTTGACCTTCGGTGTAATCCCCGAGCGTTTCGACAGCGCCAAGGACTCGCGCGGCCTGCCGACCCTCGACACCCTGTTCGCCATGGCCCGTGGCGCCACGACGGCCTGCTGCGGCGGCGAACACAGCAAAGCGCAATACGCCCAGGAACTGACCAAGTGGTTCGACACCAACTACCACTACCTGGTCCCGGAGTTCAGCGCTGATCAACAATTCAAACTGAGCTGGGAACAGCTGTTCGACGAAGTCGACGAGGCAAAGGCCCTCGGCCATAGCGTCAAACCGGTGATCATCGGTCCACTGACTTACCTGTGGCTGGGCAAAGCCAAAGGCAATGACTTCGACAAACTCGACCTGTTGGAACGCCTGCTGCCGATCTACGGCGAAATCCTCGGCCGCCTCGCCGCTCAGGGCGTGGAATGGGTGCAGATCGACGAACCGATCCTGACCCTTGACCTGCCACAGGCCTGGAAAAACGCCTTCGAGCGCGCCTATCACATTCTTCAATATTCGCCGCTGAAAAAACTGGTGGCGACCTACTTCAGCGGTCTGGAAGACAACCTCGGCCTGGCGGTCAGCCTGCCGGTGCAAGGCTTGCACATCGATGCCGTGCGCGCCCCGGATCAACTCGGCCAGGTGCTGGACCGTCTGCCGACCTACAAGATTCTCTCGGTAGGCCTGGTCAACGGTCGCAACGTCTGGCGCTGCGAACTGGAGCAAGTGCTCGCTCAGTTGCAGCCGGCTCAGGAACGTTTTGGCGACAATCTGTGGGTCAGCAGTTCCTGCTCGTTGCTGCACAGCCCGGTGGATCTGGATCGCGAAGACAAACTCGACCCTGAACTGAAAAGCTGGCTGGCCTTCGCCGTACAAAAGTGCGGCGAAATCGCCGTGCTGCGCGATGCCCTCAACGACCCGCAGTCACCCAAGGTGCAAGCCGCACTCGCCGAAAGCCGTGCCATTCAAGCCAGTCGCGCCGAATCGCCGCGTATCCATAAAGCCGAAGTACAGGCACGGATAAACGCCATCAGTGACAAGGACAGCCAACGCCATTCGCCGTTCGCCAAACGCATCGAGCAGCAGCGTGCGCGATTGAAACTGCCGGCATTCCCGACCACCACCATCGGTTCCTTCCCGCAAACCGGTTCGATTCGTCTGGCACGCCAGGCGTTCAAGCAAGGCAAGCTGTCGGCCAACGATTACACCGACGCCATGCACAGCGAAATCCGTCATGCCGTGCAAGTCCAGGAACGCCTGGGGCTGGACGTGCTGGTGCACGGTGAAGCTGAACGCAACGACATGGTCGAGTACTTCGCCGAGCAACTGGACGGCTACCTGTTCACCCGTTTCGGCTGGGTGCAAAGCTACGGTTCGCGCTGTGTGAAACCGGCGATTATCTATGGTGACCTGAGTCGGCCGAACGCCATGACCGTCGACTGGATCACCTATGCGCAAAGCCTGACCGAGAAGGTCATGAAGGGCATGCTCACCGGTCCCGTGACCATGCTGATGTGGTCGTTTCCGCGCGAAGACGTCTCGCGCAAAATCCAGGCGCAGCAACTGGCGTTGGCCCTGCGTGACGAAGTGGTGGACCTGGAAACCGCCGGCATCAAAATCGTGCAGATCGACGAAGCCGCCTTCCGTGAAGGCTTGCCGCTGCGCCGTGCGCAATGGCAGGAATACCTCGACTGGGCGGTAGAAGCGTTCCGCTTGAGCGCCTCCGGTGTGCGGGACGAAACCCAGATCCACACCCACATGTGCTACAGCGAATTCAATGACGTGATCCAGTCAATCGCGGCGATGGACGCCGATGTGATCACCATCGAAACCTCGCGCTCGGACATGGAATTGCTGGAGGCTTTCGAAGCGTTCGACTACCCGAATGACATCGGGCCGGGCGTGTATGACATCCACTCGCCACGGGTGCCGGACACGGCGGAAATGGTGAAATTGATGAGCAAAGCCGTGAAGCGCATTCCGGCTGAGCGGTTGTGGGTGAACCCGGATTGCGGGCTGAAGACTCGGGCGTGGCCGGAGACTGAGGCGGCGTTGGTGAACATGGTGGCGGCGGCGCGGCAGTTGAGGAGTCAACTGGCTTAA